In a genomic window of Macadamia integrifolia cultivar HAES 741 unplaced genomic scaffold, SCU_Mint_v3 scaffold614, whole genome shotgun sequence:
- the LOC122069434 gene encoding secreted RxLR effector protein 161-like, which yields MKSFNISQYLGGDAYINKGDKLNKHQYRKTGMERSLMVDKPYALVIGSLMYAKVYTHPDIAFMINVLGRRQLDASKAHWTTTKKVMRYLQRIKDFKLVYSGNDRLEVIGYYDFDFNCCTNDSKSTSGYIFLMGSGAISWRSAK from the coding sequence ATGAAGAGTTTCAACATATCTCAGTACTTAGGTGGTGATGCATACATCAACAAGGGAGACAAGTTAAACAAACATCAGTACCGAAAGACAGGCATGGAGAGGAGCTTAATGGTGGACAAACCCTATGCTTTAGTTATAGGGAGCCTTATGTATGCTAAGGTATACACTCATCCAGACATTGCCTTTATGATTAATGTGCTTGGGAGGCGTCAGTTAGATGCTAGTAAAGCTCACTGGACAACAACCAAGAAGGTGATGAGGTATCTACAAAGGATAAAGGACTTCAAGCTGGTCTACAGTGGTAATGATAGACTTGAGGTGATAGGGTATTATGACTTTGATTTCAATTGTTGCACAAATGATAGCAAGTCCACCTCTGGTTACATCTTCTTGATGGGCAGTGGAGCCATCTCGTGGAGGAGCGCTAAGTAG